A region of Silurus meridionalis isolate SWU-2019-XX chromosome 15, ASM1480568v1, whole genome shotgun sequence DNA encodes the following proteins:
- the kiaa1191 gene encoding putative monooxygenase p33MONOX, giving the protein MVSRPGDLPALEAGEGFMGGMSIPTGMTRRALNYDDNLERPMSPPPTDINITNLWRRPVIPERKFSRLAEEGELENSINPTAAGEPTQPPAPVVKAKASSVLMNSRIIKQTHESSFEKRAGLTDTGYAPHKGLAAEETHYHRMVQSLQKLHVQSVDVKDEKSPSAQSTPSGTPQSSPKQKRKSWFSSQGSVASLTGSELSSSSSSSMDLGSSEGAVERWGFFGSRPQVHKSNTDPGGDHGTAGGFALQSYKGAQKPTPMELMKAQATRLAEDPATFKAPPKMEIPSMDGTKQAARPHKLKPRDMNVLTPSGF; this is encoded by the exons ATGGTGTCCAGACCTGGAGACCTTCCTG CCCTGGAGGCAGGCGAGGGTTTTATGGGGGGCATGTCTATCCCCACGGGGATGACACGCCGAGCCCTGAATTATGATGACAACCTGGAGCGACCCATGTCCCCTCCACCCACTGACATCAACATCACCAACCTATGGAGGAGGCCCGTCATTCCCGAGAGGAAGTTCTCCCGATTGGCCGAG GAGGGCGAATTAGAAAATTCCATAAACCCCACCGCTGCAGGTGAGCCCACCCAGCCTCCAGCTCCTGTGGTGAAAGCCAAAGCGTCTTCAGTGCTCATGAACTCCCGCATCATCA AGCAGACTCATGAGAGCAGTTTTGAGAAGAGAGCAGGGCTCACCGATACTGGATACGCACCACACAAAGGCCTGGCTGCTGAAGAAACCCACTACCACCGCATGGTTCAGTCACTGCAG AAATTGCACGTGCAGAGTGTCGACGTTAAAGACGAGAAGTCACCCTCAGCTCAGTCAACACCAAGCGGAACTCCTCAGTCGTCCCCCAAACAGAAGCGCAA GAGTTGGTTTAGCAGCCAGGGCTCAGTGGCCTCCCTCACAGGTTCAGAGCTCAGCTCCAGTTCCAGCTCCAGCATGGATCTGGGATCCAGTGAAGGAGCTGTGGAACGCTGGGGCTTTTTCGGAAGCCGGCCTCAGGTCCACAAGTCCAACACTGACCCTGGAGGAGACCACGGCACAGCAG GTGGCTTTGCGTTGCAGTCCTATAAAGGTGCTCAGAAGCCCACTCCTATGGAGCTGATGAAGGCTCAGGCCACTCGGCTGGCCGAGGACCCCGCAACCTTTAAAGCTCCACCCAAGATGGAGATTCCCAGCATGGACGGCACGAAACAGGCCGCGCGGCCACACAAGCTCAAACCGCGTGACATGAACGTCCTGACGCCCTCTGGTTTCTGA
- the si:dkeyp-72g9.4 gene encoding uncharacterized protein si:dkeyp-72g9.4 yields the protein MRPRSRLLVKRGLPTIREGSEELVHDLNQTNSQYSSAQDYLHSICQLARPTFPLHEPDRDILSIGRLDSPKPCLRPHRLRQLAQPLSCTVDTSTTKVEVAGPSSSKPEQAQSSEQDCPTSTDPLEYLYGYREAESSSSATRRGSIPLHRARSVPCPGLDVKNKTSCPDLRIPDSVPSPVVPQRSPLSRKKLDCTKIDGTSCGWRAKSSRSMDKQTIVSHWLSECRSAWREARIRACMLPAIAEK from the coding sequence ATGCGGCCCAGGTCTAGACTGCTGGTTAAGCGGGGCCTCCCGACCATCCGTGAGGGTTCGGAGGAGCTTGTGCATGACCTGAATCAGACTAACAGCCAATACAGCAGCGCCCAGGACTACTTACACTCTATTTGTCAGCTGGCCCGACCTACTTTCCCCTTGCACGAGCCAGACCGGGACATCCTGTCCATCGGCAGGCTGGACTCTCCGAAGCCTTGTTTGCGGCCGCATCGTTTGCGCCAGCTTGCACAACCCTTATCCTGCACCGTCGACACCTCGACAACCAAGGTAGAGGTGGCGGGGCCTTCTTCCTCAAAGCCAGAGCAAGCCCAAAGCTCGGAGCAGGACTGCCCAACTTCTACTGACCCCCTAGAGTACCTCTATGGCTACAGAGAAGCAGAATCGTCCTCTTCCGCCACCAGACGGGGGAGCATTCCCCTTCACAGAGCACGCAGCGTACCCTGTCCTGGTCTTGACGTCAAGAACAAGACCAGTTGTCCGGATCTGCGCATTCCAGATTCTGTCCCCTCTCCTGTCGTGCCCCAGCGCTCGCCGCTCAGCAGGAAGAAGCTAGATTGCACCAAGATCGATGGCACCTCTTGTGGATGGAGGGCAAAAAGCAGCCGCAGCATGGACAAACAAACAATCGTGTCGCACTGGCTCTCCGAGTGCCGGAGTGCATGGAGGGAAGCTCGCATCCGTGCCTGCATGCTGCCCGCCATTGCTGAGAAGTAA